One genomic segment of Kiritimatiella glycovorans includes these proteins:
- the rplO gene encoding 50S ribosomal protein L15, protein MNLHELKRSEGSTHRRKRVGRGRGSGVGKTSGRGQKGQMSRSGSGRKLGFEGGQMPLIRRIPKRGFNHASAPVIRPVNVGDLNRFDEGRVDVEALRASGLVNGNCDGVKILGEGDLDRKLTVEAHAFSKSAREKIEAAGGQCETIQ, encoded by the coding sequence ATGAATCTGCACGAATTGAAACGCAGCGAGGGATCGACGCATCGTCGCAAACGCGTCGGGCGCGGCCGCGGTTCCGGTGTCGGCAAAACGTCGGGCCGCGGACAGAAAGGCCAGATGTCGCGTTCGGGCAGCGGGCGCAAACTCGGGTTCGAAGGCGGGCAGATGCCGCTGATCCGGCGCATCCCGAAGCGGGGCTTCAACCACGCTTCCGCCCCGGTCATACGCCCGGTCAATGTCGGCGACCTGAACCGTTTTGATGAGGGTCGGGTCGATGTGGAGGCGCTGCGAGCGAGCGGTCTCGTGAACGGGAACTGCGACGGCGTCAAAATACTGGGCGAGGGGGACCTCGACCGGAAACTCACCGTCGAAGCCCACGCCTTCAGCAAGTCCGCCCGCGAGAAGATTGAAGCGGCGGGCGGTCAGTGCGAAACCATCCAGTGA
- the rpsE gene encoding 30S ribosomal protein S5 — MANPKKREEQKSEFEERVVNINRSSKVVKGGRRFSFGALVVVGDRKGRVGYALGKANEVADAIRKATEMARRDMEPVAMNGDTVPHDQIGEFTGARVLIRPASPGTGVIAGGAVRAVLELAGYKDVIAKSLGSSNHLNVTKAALCALRKMRTREEALAARQL, encoded by the coding sequence GTGGCCAATCCGAAGAAGAGAGAAGAACAGAAGAGCGAATTCGAGGAGCGGGTGGTCAATATCAACCGCTCGTCGAAAGTGGTCAAGGGCGGACGCCGCTTCAGCTTCGGCGCCCTCGTCGTCGTGGGCGACCGCAAGGGCCGGGTTGGGTATGCGCTGGGCAAGGCTAACGAGGTCGCCGACGCGATCCGCAAGGCCACCGAAATGGCGCGACGCGACATGGAGCCGGTGGCGATGAACGGCGATACGGTGCCCCACGACCAGATCGGGGAATTCACGGGCGCACGCGTGCTCATCCGTCCCGCCTCGCCGGGTACCGGCGTGATCGCCGGAGGGGCCGTACGCGCGGTGCTCGAACTGGCCGGCTACAAGGACGTCATCGCGAAGTCGCTCGGCAGCAGCAACCATCTCAACGTGACCAAGGCCGCACTGTGCGCGCTCCGGAAAATGAGAACCCGGGAAGAGGCGCTCGCGGCCCGGCAGCTCTGA
- the rplR gene encoding 50S ribosomal protein L18, with protein MKIKTRKDYRKRRHLRLRRKVHGTAERPRMSVFISNRAIYVQLIDDERAATLFAADSSGNGGKDADTARKIGKSCAEAALEQGIKGAVFDRGGFRFGKRMAAIADGAREAGLNI; from the coding sequence ATGAAGATCAAAACCAGAAAAGATTACCGGAAACGGCGGCATCTCCGCCTCCGCAGGAAAGTGCACGGTACGGCGGAACGCCCGCGTATGAGCGTGTTCATCTCGAACCGCGCGATCTACGTGCAGCTGATCGACGACGAACGGGCCGCGACGCTTTTTGCCGCGGACTCCTCCGGAAACGGGGGCAAAGATGCGGACACGGCGCGGAAGATCGGCAAGAGCTGCGCGGAAGCCGCACTGGAACAGGGGATCAAAGGCGCGGTGTTCGATCGCGGCGGATTCCGTTTCGGCAAACGGATGGCGGCGATCGCCGACGGCGCCCGCGAGGCGGGTCTCAATATCTGA
- the rplF gene encoding 50S ribosomal protein L6, with protein MSRIGRQPVKVPSGVEVNVDGSVLRVKGPKGELSLELSDRVAVKVADGEAVVTRRDDDKRSRAMHGTARSLIAGMIEGVTNGYQRELVIAGVGYRAQLKGNTLVLSVGLSHDVEYTIPEGATVEVPSQTEVKVTGLDKQIVGQVAARIRGFAPAEPYKGKGICYKGERIRRKEGKAVA; from the coding sequence ATGTCGAGGATCGGCAGACAACCGGTAAAGGTGCCGTCCGGCGTCGAAGTGAACGTGGACGGTTCCGTCCTGCGGGTCAAGGGCCCGAAGGGCGAGCTGTCGCTCGAACTGTCGGATCGGGTCGCGGTGAAGGTTGCGGACGGCGAGGCCGTGGTGACACGGCGCGACGACGACAAGCGCAGCCGGGCGATGCACGGCACGGCGCGCAGCCTGATCGCCGGCATGATCGAGGGTGTGACGAACGGCTACCAGCGCGAGCTGGTGATCGCAGGCGTCGGGTACCGGGCTCAGCTCAAGGGGAACACGCTCGTGCTCTCCGTGGGCCTGTCCCACGACGTGGAATATACCATTCCCGAAGGGGCGACGGTGGAAGTGCCCTCTCAGACGGAAGTCAAGGTCACCGGTCTCGACAAACAGATCGTCGGCCAGGTAGCCGCCCGGATCCGGGGTTTCGCGCCGGCGGAACCGTATAAGGGTAAGGGCATCTGCTACAAGGGCGAGCGGATCCGGCGCAAGGAAGGCAAAGCGGTGGCGTAA
- the rpsH gene encoding 30S ribosomal protein S8 — protein MSLNDPIADMLTRIRNASTAGKESVLIPFANMNNAIAEILKGEGYISDFVKENRDGRGMLTLYLKYRGERRQPVIQGIRRVSRPGRRVYVNNREVPRVYGGIGTAILTTSSGLMSDREARSSGVGGEVLCYIW, from the coding sequence ATGAGTCTGAATGATCCCATAGCGGATATGTTGACGCGGATTCGCAATGCGAGCACCGCCGGCAAGGAGTCGGTGCTGATCCCCTTTGCGAACATGAATAACGCCATTGCGGAAATCCTCAAGGGGGAGGGGTACATCTCCGACTTCGTGAAGGAGAACCGCGACGGCAGAGGCATGCTCACCCTGTACCTCAAGTACCGGGGCGAACGGAGGCAGCCCGTGATTCAGGGCATCCGGCGCGTGAGCCGGCCCGGCCGCCGCGTGTACGTCAATAATCGTGAAGTGCCCCGCGTCTATGGCGGTATCGGCACCGCCATCCTGACGACCTCGAGCGGGCTGATGAGCGACCGGGAAGCGCGCTCGTCCGGCGTGGGCGGGGAAGTGCTCTGCTATATCTGGTAA
- a CDS encoding type Z 30S ribosomal protein S14, with the protein MARKSLVVKANKPPKFKVRGYTRCRRCGRQRAYIRKFELCRICFRELALEGKIPGVVKSSW; encoded by the coding sequence GTGGCACGGAAATCACTGGTCGTAAAGGCGAACAAGCCGCCCAAGTTCAAGGTGCGGGGCTATACACGCTGCCGCCGCTGCGGTCGGCAGCGCGCCTATATCCGGAAATTTGAACTGTGTCGTATTTGCTTCCGGGAACTGGCCCTCGAAGGGAAGATCCCGGGTGTGGTGAAATCGAGCTGGTAA
- the rplE gene encoding 50S ribosomal protein L5, which produces MVPRLKEEYWSRIVPELKKNHGYENPMRVPSLVKVVLNSSVGMDHDRDVLQAVAEDMAKIAGQRPVLTRARKSVSNFKLREGTNLGAKVTLRGNRMYEFLERFIDAALPRIRDFRGVSASGFDGRGNFSMGIREQTIFPEIDPDRVKQIHGMDITIVTTAESDEEARDLLRLIGMPFAAAAAG; this is translated from the coding sequence ATGGTACCGCGTCTAAAGGAAGAATACTGGAGCCGGATTGTTCCGGAGCTGAAGAAAAACCACGGGTACGAAAACCCGATGCGGGTGCCGTCGCTCGTGAAGGTGGTGCTCAACTCGTCCGTGGGGATGGATCACGACCGCGACGTGCTTCAGGCCGTGGCCGAGGACATGGCGAAGATTGCCGGACAGCGGCCCGTGCTTACCCGCGCCCGCAAGAGCGTCTCCAATTTCAAGCTCCGCGAGGGAACCAATCTGGGAGCCAAAGTCACGCTGCGGGGCAACCGGATGTATGAGTTCCTGGAGCGATTTATCGATGCGGCGCTGCCGCGGATCCGGGATTTCCGGGGGGTGTCGGCGAGCGGCTTTGACGGGCGGGGCAATTTTTCAATGGGAATCCGGGAGCAGACCATTTTTCCGGAAATCGATCCCGACCGGGTGAAACAGATTCATGGAATGGATATAACCATCGTCACCACGGCGGAGAGCGACGAGGAGGCGCGCGACCTGCTGCGCCTGATCGGAATGCCCTTTGCCGCAGCGGCGGCGGGCTGA
- the rplN gene encoding 50S ribosomal protein L14: MISEQSRLQVADNTGARSVQCIRILGHPRRYAKVGEIIRVTVKEAQPDGMLKKGALGLAVIVRTKSPVRRPDGSYLSFDHNAVVMIDENNNPRGTRIFGPIARELREQNFMKLVSLAPEVL; encoded by the coding sequence ATGATTTCGGAGCAGTCGAGACTACAGGTGGCGGACAACACGGGCGCGCGCAGCGTCCAGTGCATCCGCATCCTCGGCCACCCGCGGCGCTACGCGAAGGTGGGCGAGATCATCCGCGTCACCGTCAAGGAGGCTCAGCCGGATGGGATGCTCAAGAAGGGAGCGCTGGGCCTGGCCGTGATCGTGCGGACGAAGAGTCCCGTGCGTCGCCCGGACGGTTCGTACCTCTCTTTCGATCACAACGCCGTCGTGATGATCGACGAGAACAACAATCCGCGCGGCACGCGCATCTTCGGCCCCATCGCGCGGGAACTCAGGGAACAGAACTTCATGAAGCTGGTTTCGCTGGCGCCGGAAGTGCTGTGA
- the rpsQ gene encoding 30S ribosomal protein S17, with the protein MTETQSRGNRKERIGHVVRNSGDKTISVSVERHVRHPLYGKEMRVSRRFLVHDEDNAAKVGDKVRIMETRPVSRRKRWRLVDVVGGDTEPRQ; encoded by the coding sequence ATGACGGAGACGCAGTCACGGGGCAATCGCAAGGAACGTATCGGCCATGTCGTCCGGAATTCCGGCGACAAGACGATTTCGGTATCGGTGGAACGCCATGTCCGGCACCCCCTGTACGGAAAAGAGATGCGCGTGAGCCGCAGGTTTCTGGTTCACGATGAGGACAACGCCGCGAAGGTGGGCGACAAGGTGCGCATCATGGAAACAAGACCGGTCAGCCGCCGGAAGCGCTGGCGGCTGGTGGACGTGGTCGGCGGCGATACGGAGCCGCGGCAGTAA
- the rpmC gene encoding 50S ribosomal protein L29 yields the protein MKTAELRNMTPEELRHQMEDTRRELVNLRIQQTAGQLENPARIRELRRTAARILTLLGEHQRAETES from the coding sequence ATGAAGACAGCTGAACTCAGAAATATGACGCCGGAAGAGCTCCGGCACCAGATGGAGGACACCCGCAGGGAGCTGGTGAACCTCCGCATCCAGCAGACCGCCGGACAGCTCGAAAATCCGGCCCGTATCCGTGAACTGCGCCGTACGGCGGCGCGGATTCTCACGCTGCTGGGCGAGCATCAACGGGCGGAGACGGAATCATGA
- the rplP gene encoding 50S ribosomal protein L16, translating into MPLMPKRTKHRKVQKGSRRGVAQRGRELSFGAYGLQALDRGWITGIQIEACRVAINRSLKRKGKLWIRIFPDKPITEKPLEVRMGKGKGNVEHWVAVIKPGRMLFELDGVSESLARNAMRLAAAKLPMRTRFVHRDGHA; encoded by the coding sequence ATGCCTCTGATGCCGAAAAGGACAAAGCACCGCAAGGTGCAGAAGGGGTCGCGCCGCGGGGTGGCGCAGCGGGGACGGGAGCTGTCCTTCGGTGCGTACGGTCTCCAGGCGCTCGACCGGGGATGGATCACGGGCATCCAGATCGAGGCCTGCCGCGTGGCGATCAACCGTTCGCTCAAGCGCAAAGGCAAACTCTGGATCCGCATCTTTCCCGACAAACCCATTACCGAAAAACCGCTCGAAGTGCGCATGGGCAAGGGCAAGGGCAACGTCGAGCACTGGGTCGCCGTCATCAAGCCGGGACGCATGCTGTTCGAGCTGGACGGCGTGAGCGAGTCGCTCGCAAGAAACGCCATGCGACTGGCCGCGGCGAAGCTGCCGATGCGCACGCGTTTTGTGCACCGGGACGGACACGCCTGA
- the rpsC gene encoding 30S ribosomal protein S3, with the protein MGQKVNPIGLRVAVNRNWDSRWYSDAKGFGGLLHEDLAVREIIGRRLRDAAISAVRIERYANRIRITLRTARPGLVIGRKGEEIDKLRDELVKQTGKEVYLEIQEVKSPDVDAQLVSENIAMHLERRVSFRRAMKRAIQLAMDLGADGIKVLVSGRLNGAELSRSECYKQGKVPLHTLRAPIHYGHAEADTKAGKIGVKVWICKEDEAVQE; encoded by the coding sequence TTGGGACAGAAAGTAAATCCGATCGGGCTCCGGGTCGCGGTGAACCGCAACTGGGATTCACGCTGGTACTCGGACGCGAAGGGTTTCGGCGGGCTGCTGCACGAGGACCTCGCCGTCCGTGAGATTATCGGCCGCCGGCTTCGGGATGCGGCGATCTCCGCCGTCAGGATCGAACGCTACGCCAACCGCATCCGCATCACGCTGCGGACGGCGCGGCCCGGGCTGGTGATCGGGCGCAAGGGCGAGGAGATCGACAAGCTTCGCGACGAACTGGTCAAGCAGACCGGCAAGGAAGTCTACCTCGAGATCCAGGAGGTGAAGAGCCCGGACGTCGACGCCCAGCTCGTCTCTGAAAACATCGCGATGCACCTCGAGCGCCGCGTGTCGTTTCGCCGCGCCATGAAACGCGCCATCCAGCTCGCCATGGACCTCGGGGCGGACGGGATCAAGGTCCTCGTCTCCGGACGGCTCAACGGGGCCGAGCTCTCCCGTTCCGAATGCTACAAGCAGGGCAAGGTGCCCCTGCATACGCTGCGCGCCCCCATTCATTACGGGCATGCGGAGGCGGACACCAAGGCGGGCAAAATCGGCGTGAAGGTTTGGATTTGCAAGGAAGACGAAGCAGTTCAGGAGTAG
- the rplV gene encoding 50S ribosomal protein L22, producing MEVSATARFVRISPSKARDLARTIQGMPVPEALKITEFNARKAATLLGKTLKSAVANAENNEELDAEQLFVKTARVNEGPRMRRFWPRARGMVSPIQKKMSHITVVLTDERPKRR from the coding sequence ATGGAAGTATCGGCGACAGCGAGGTTTGTGCGGATTTCGCCCTCCAAGGCGCGGGATCTGGCGCGCACGATTCAGGGGATGCCCGTCCCCGAAGCGCTGAAGATTACGGAATTCAATGCGCGCAAGGCGGCGACGCTGCTCGGGAAGACGCTGAAATCGGCGGTCGCCAATGCCGAGAACAACGAAGAGCTGGACGCCGAGCAGCTGTTCGTCAAGACGGCGCGGGTGAACGAAGGTCCGCGCATGCGGAGGTTCTGGCCGCGCGCCCGGGGCATGGTCAGCCCGATTCAGAAGAAGATGAGCCATATCACGGTGGTACTCACCGACGAGCGGCCGAAGCGCCGCTGA
- the rpsS gene encoding 30S ribosomal protein S19: MARSLKKGPYVYPKLQKKVDRMNQSGAKRPIKTWSRRSMILPDFVGHTFLVHNGRNFISVFVTENMVGHRLGEFAATRAFRRHGMATDKNVSLK, encoded by the coding sequence ATGGCGCGATCACTGAAAAAAGGTCCCTACGTATATCCCAAGCTGCAGAAGAAGGTCGACCGCATGAACCAGAGCGGCGCCAAACGCCCGATCAAGACCTGGTCCCGGCGTTCGATGATCCTGCCCGATTTCGTGGGCCACACTTTTCTGGTCCACAACGGCCGGAACTTCATCTCCGTGTTCGTCACCGAGAACATGGTGGGGCATCGGCTCGGCGAGTTCGCGGCCACGCGGGCCTTCCGGCGCCACGGCATGGCGACGGACAAGAACGTCTCGCTGAAGTAG
- the rplB gene encoding 50S ribosomal protein L2 — protein sequence MGLKKYRPVTPSRRFMVLSDFQEVTKDRPERSLLVSKKRGSGRSRSGRITVRHRGGGHKRRLRQVDFKRDKHGIPAKVAAIEYDPNRSARLALLHYRDGEKRYILAPAGLKPGAEIVSGPGSEPAAGNALPLAEIPIGMPIHNIELNPGNGGKIVRSAGESARIMAREGRYANVKLPSGEIRKVPVESLATVGAVGFAEHENLMSGKAGRKRWKGVRPTVRGVVMNPVDHPMGGGEGRTSGGGHPTSPWGQLAKSGKTRRGKKATDKFIVKRRS from the coding sequence ATGGGACTCAAAAAATATAGACCGGTTACGCCGAGCCGCCGATTTATGGTGCTCTCCGATTTTCAGGAGGTCACCAAGGACCGGCCGGAACGCTCGCTGCTGGTATCCAAGAAACGCGGCAGCGGCCGCTCCCGTTCGGGACGGATCACCGTGCGCCACCGGGGCGGCGGACACAAGCGCCGGCTGCGGCAGGTGGATTTCAAACGCGATAAGCACGGGATCCCCGCGAAAGTGGCGGCGATCGAATACGACCCCAACCGCTCCGCGCGGCTGGCGCTGCTGCACTACCGCGACGGCGAAAAGCGCTACATTCTCGCACCCGCGGGATTGAAGCCCGGCGCCGAGATTGTGTCCGGTCCGGGTTCGGAGCCCGCCGCGGGTAACGCGCTCCCGCTCGCCGAGATCCCGATCGGTATGCCGATCCACAACATCGAACTCAATCCCGGCAACGGCGGAAAAATCGTCCGCTCGGCCGGGGAATCCGCGCGGATCATGGCCCGCGAGGGTCGGTACGCGAACGTTAAACTGCCCTCCGGAGAAATCCGGAAAGTGCCCGTCGAGAGCCTGGCCACCGTCGGCGCGGTCGGTTTCGCCGAGCACGAAAACCTCATGAGCGGCAAGGCCGGCCGCAAGCGCTGGAAGGGTGTGCGGCCCACCGTGCGCGGCGTGGTCATGAATCCCGTCGACCATCCCATGGGCGGCGGCGAGGGGCGTACTTCCGGCGGCGGCCATCCGACCTCCCCGTGGGGCCAGCTCGCCAAGAGCGGAAAGACCCGGCGCGGCAAGAAGGCCACGGATAAGTTCATTGTAAAGCGGAGATCCTGA
- the rplW gene encoding 50S ribosomal protein L23 — protein MNSYHIIQRVLLTEKGTRLSETENKYIFRVHPKANKPEIKRAVEDVFGVHVEEVNTMNRKGKIKRERGLHFGRTAAWKRAVVTLREGEQIEII, from the coding sequence ATGAATTCGTATCATATCATTCAGAGGGTGTTGCTGACCGAAAAGGGGACCCGGCTCTCGGAGACGGAGAACAAGTATATCTTCCGGGTCCACCCGAAGGCCAACAAGCCGGAAATCAAGCGCGCCGTGGAGGACGTCTTCGGGGTGCATGTGGAGGAAGTGAACACCATGAACCGCAAGGGTAAGATCAAGCGGGAGCGCGGACTCCATTTCGGCCGCACTGCCGCCTGGAAGCGCGCCGTGGTGACCCTCCGCGAAGGCGAACAGATCGAGATTATCTAG
- the rplD gene encoding 50S ribosomal protein L4, translating into MKLAVHNSGGEQVGEVEFVEDALLREGEEHLVHDAVVAHRRAARTGTASTKTRAQVIASGAKPWRQKGIGRARAGSRGSPIWRGGGVAFGPHPRKYKARLSKKERRLAFRRALSDRLLSGAVTVIDELSVPEPRTRHAAALLKALKLEAPVLFVAERPEDALLLAARNLPGVEVTSSESVHTYQVLRYPRMLVDSGALGKLQERISKTGRRS; encoded by the coding sequence ATGAAACTTGCAGTGCACAATTCAGGCGGCGAGCAGGTCGGCGAAGTCGAGTTCGTCGAGGACGCCCTGCTGCGCGAAGGCGAAGAGCATCTCGTGCACGACGCCGTGGTGGCGCACCGCCGCGCGGCGCGGACCGGCACGGCGTCGACCAAAACGCGCGCACAGGTCATCGCATCGGGCGCCAAACCCTGGCGGCAGAAGGGTATCGGGCGCGCCCGTGCCGGTTCGCGCGGATCTCCCATCTGGCGGGGCGGCGGCGTGGCCTTCGGACCCCATCCGCGCAAATACAAGGCCCGGCTCTCGAAGAAGGAACGGCGGCTCGCCTTCCGGCGCGCGCTCAGCGACCGCCTGCTCTCGGGGGCGGTGACCGTGATCGACGAACTGTCGGTTCCGGAACCGCGGACCCGTCACGCGGCGGCGCTGCTCAAGGCCCTCAAGCTCGAGGCGCCCGTGCTGTTCGTGGCCGAGCGGCCGGAGGACGCCCTGCTGCTGGCGGCCCGCAACCTGCCCGGCGTCGAAGTGACCTCGTCGGAATCGGTGCACACCTACCAGGTGCTGCGCTACCCGCGGATGCTGGTCGACTCGGGGGCCCTCGGGAAACTTCAGGAGCGGATCAGTAAAACGGGGCGCAGATCATGA
- the rplC gene encoding 50S ribosomal protein L3, giving the protein MKGLIGRKVGMTQIFTEEGRAVPVTVIEAGPCPVVQARTAEKEGYPAVQLGFGPQKETRVTKPLQGHFKRGGAAPHRVLREFRFAEGDDLPGEGETLTVDMFEDVDFIDVVALSKGRGYQGVVKRHGFSGGRASHGSGMHRMSGSIGMCEKPARVMKNRKMPGQTGARRVTTQNLRVMGVRTGDNVLLVRGAVPGPNNGIVEVREARKKQGRKAS; this is encoded by the coding sequence ATGAAGGGTTTGATAGGACGCAAGGTGGGCATGACGCAGATCTTCACCGAAGAGGGTCGCGCCGTGCCGGTGACGGTCATCGAAGCCGGCCCCTGTCCCGTAGTCCAGGCCAGGACCGCGGAGAAGGAGGGGTACCCGGCCGTGCAGCTCGGGTTCGGCCCGCAGAAGGAGACGCGGGTGACGAAACCGCTGCAGGGCCACTTCAAACGCGGCGGCGCGGCCCCGCACCGCGTACTGCGCGAGTTCCGCTTCGCGGAGGGCGACGACCTCCCGGGCGAGGGGGAGACGCTCACGGTCGATATGTTCGAGGACGTGGACTTTATCGATGTGGTCGCGCTCAGCAAGGGGCGCGGTTACCAGGGCGTAGTGAAGCGGCACGGGTTCTCCGGCGGCCGCGCATCGCACGGCTCCGGGATGCACCGCATGTCCGGATCGATCGGCATGTGTGAAAAACCGGCCCGCGTGATGAAAAACCGCAAAATGCCCGGACAGACCGGGGCGCGGCGGGTGACGACGCAGAACCTCAGGGTCATGGGGGTCCGGACCGGGGATAACGTACTGCTGGTGCGCGGCGCCGTCCCGGGGCCGAACAACGGCATCGTCGAGGTCCGCGAGGCCCGCAAGAAACAGGGACGGAAGGCATCATGA
- the rpsJ gene encoding 30S ribosomal protein S10, translating to MNGQKIRIRLKSYDHRALDASSVDIVETARRTGARVAGPIPLPTRIEKFTVNRSPHVNKKSMDQFEMRTHKRLLDIIDPTAKTVDELKKLNLPAGVDITIKI from the coding sequence ATGAACGGACAGAAGATCAGAATACGGCTTAAATCATACGACCACCGGGCGCTGGACGCCTCGTCGGTGGATATCGTCGAAACCGCCCGGCGGACCGGTGCGCGGGTCGCGGGCCCGATCCCGCTTCCGACGCGGATCGAGAAGTTCACGGTCAACCGCAGTCCGCATGTGAACAAGAAGTCGATGGATCAGTTCGAGATGCGGACGCATAAGCGGCTGCTGGATATTATCGATCCCACGGCGAAGACGGTGGACGAACTGAAGAAACTGAATCTCCCCGCCGGGGTGGATATCACCATTAAGATCTGA